Proteins found in one Aethina tumida isolate Nest 87 chromosome 1, icAetTumi1.1, whole genome shotgun sequence genomic segment:
- the LOC109601845 gene encoding tRNA (uracil-5-)-methyltransferase homolog A isoform X1 — translation MSESVEVIKNETTDDDPYAYLDRGDFTSENFKIEIKNLPKYYGINEFRKLLNNKLKLNTNKIKTPRRNSPYAFVCFRNDEDRENAIQVISNYKWKGNSLQAIKAKPIPDPLVKKRKEDEGHGNSNKKAKFEGTQEERLKSSTIPFWNVEYSEQLKYKDQEIKQILKKLGNDLHHHNGELRSWLDKQKKKHGGLPCELLEIRSGEPIDGYRNKCEFSVGTDEETNLPTVGFKIGAYVNGVTGVGPVDNLKHIPESMKIAVKVFQEFVRKSDLQVFNPELHTGHFRQLAARSAPEQLMLVVGIHPQNLSKDKLEQFKKGLIEFFANGDGKVAKVTSLYYQAIVKKQQDKDYIPPEHLYGDTHIYETILGLKFRISPEAFFQVNTPGAEILYKSAIELAAPTKSSTVLDVCCGTGTIGLCFADKCDQVLGLEIIPQAIVDAKENALFNKIENTEFYPGKAEEILGQVCYKSKNDHVIAIVDPPRAGLQQKAIQQLRKIKRINRLVYVSCNPSLAMKNFVDLGRPESKTLHGDMFVPVKAVAVDMFPHTKHCELVICFDRWENVSKQDLDAKKTGPTDEAASEESICKETSVINM, via the exons ATGTCAGAATCAGttgaagttataaaaaatgaaacaacagATGATGATCCCTATGCTTATTTAGATAGGGGCGATTTCACATcggaaaatttcaaaatagaaataaaaaatttaccgAAATATTATGgtattaat GAATTTAGGAAGTTActgaataataaacttaaattgaaCACCAACAAGATCAAAACACCCAGACGGAACAGTCCCTATGCTTTCGTATGCTTTAGGAATGATGAGGATAGGGAAAATGCAATTCAAGTAATCTCTAACTATAAATGGAAGGGCAACTCTTTACAAGCTATA aaagcaAAACCGATTCCAGATCCATTGGTTAAAAAGAGAAAAGAAGATGAAGGGCATGGTAACTCTAATAAAAAGGCAAAGTTTGAAGGAACACAAGAAGAAAGGCTCAAAAGTTCTACAATTCCATTTTGGAATGTAGAATATAGTGaacaa cTGAAGTACAAAGATCAAGAAATCAAACAGATACTAAAAAAACTAGGTAATGATTTGCATCATCATAATGGAGAATTGAGATCATGGCTAgataaacaaaagaaaaaacatgGTGGTTTACCATGCGAATTGCTTGAAATTCGTTCTGGGGAGCCAATAGATGGTTACAGAAATAAGTGCGAGTTTAGTGTTGGCACAGATGAAGAAACAAACTTGCCCACTGTAGGTTTTAAAATTGGAGCTTATGTTAATGGGGTTACTGGTGTTGGACCAGTTGACAATCTCAAACATATACCAGAATCAATGAAAATTGCTGTTAAAGTATTCCAGGAGTTTGTCAGGAAGTCTGACTTGCAGGTTTTCAATCCAGAGTTGCACACTGGACATTTCCGACAATTGGCCGCCAGGTCAGCACCTGAACAACTTATGCTTGTTGTTGGGATTCATCCACAGAATTTGTCCAAGGATAAATTAGAGCAATTCAAGAAGGGTTTGATTGAATTTTTTGCGAACGGCGACGGGAAAGTTGCCAAAGTAACATCTTTATATTACCAAGCAattgttaaaaa ACAACAGGATAAAGATTATATTCCTCCGGAACATTTATATGGCGACACGCATATTTACGAAACGATTTTAGGTTTGAAATTTCGTATTTCTCCCGAAGCGTTTTTCCAAGTAAACACCCCGGGAGCGGAAATTTTGTACAAGTCGGCAATTGAACTGGCCGCTCCGACGAAAAGCAGCACCGTACTTGACGTTTGTTGCGGTACCGGGACTATCGGATTGTGTTTTGCTGAT AAATGTGATCAAGTTTTGGGCTTGGAAATTATACCGCAGGCGATTGTTGACGCTAAGGAAAATGCGTTGTTTAACAAAATCGAGAATACCGAATTTTATCCCGGAAAAGCTGAAGAAATTCTGGGACAAGTTTGCTATAAATCTAAAAACGATCACGTTATAGCAATTGTTGATCCACCTAGGGCGGGACTAC aacaaaaagcAATACAACAGTTGCGTAAAATCAAACGAATCAACAGGTTGGTTTATGTGTCGTGCAATCCATCGTTGGCGATGAAGAACTTCGTCGATCTAGGTAGACCGGAATCGAAGACGTTACACGGCGACATGTTTGTACCAGTAAAAGCGGTAGCAGTCGATATGTTTCCGCACACAAAACATTGCGAGCTTGTTATTTGTTTTGATCGCTGGGAAAATGTTTCTAAACAAGATCTGGATGCTAAGAAAACGGGTCCAACAGACGAGGCTGCTTCTGAGGAATCTATTTGTAAAGAAACAtcagtaataaatatgtag
- the LOC109601845 gene encoding tRNA (uracil-5-)-methyltransferase homolog A isoform X2, giving the protein MEFRKLLNNKLKLNTNKIKTPRRNSPYAFVCFRNDEDRENAIQVISNYKWKGNSLQAIKAKPIPDPLVKKRKEDEGHGNSNKKAKFEGTQEERLKSSTIPFWNVEYSEQLKYKDQEIKQILKKLGNDLHHHNGELRSWLDKQKKKHGGLPCELLEIRSGEPIDGYRNKCEFSVGTDEETNLPTVGFKIGAYVNGVTGVGPVDNLKHIPESMKIAVKVFQEFVRKSDLQVFNPELHTGHFRQLAARSAPEQLMLVVGIHPQNLSKDKLEQFKKGLIEFFANGDGKVAKVTSLYYQAIVKKQQDKDYIPPEHLYGDTHIYETILGLKFRISPEAFFQVNTPGAEILYKSAIELAAPTKSSTVLDVCCGTGTIGLCFADKCDQVLGLEIIPQAIVDAKENALFNKIENTEFYPGKAEEILGQVCYKSKNDHVIAIVDPPRAGLQQKAIQQLRKIKRINRLVYVSCNPSLAMKNFVDLGRPESKTLHGDMFVPVKAVAVDMFPHTKHCELVICFDRWENVSKQDLDAKKTGPTDEAASEESICKETSVINM; this is encoded by the exons ATG GAATTTAGGAAGTTActgaataataaacttaaattgaaCACCAACAAGATCAAAACACCCAGACGGAACAGTCCCTATGCTTTCGTATGCTTTAGGAATGATGAGGATAGGGAAAATGCAATTCAAGTAATCTCTAACTATAAATGGAAGGGCAACTCTTTACAAGCTATA aaagcaAAACCGATTCCAGATCCATTGGTTAAAAAGAGAAAAGAAGATGAAGGGCATGGTAACTCTAATAAAAAGGCAAAGTTTGAAGGAACACAAGAAGAAAGGCTCAAAAGTTCTACAATTCCATTTTGGAATGTAGAATATAGTGaacaa cTGAAGTACAAAGATCAAGAAATCAAACAGATACTAAAAAAACTAGGTAATGATTTGCATCATCATAATGGAGAATTGAGATCATGGCTAgataaacaaaagaaaaaacatgGTGGTTTACCATGCGAATTGCTTGAAATTCGTTCTGGGGAGCCAATAGATGGTTACAGAAATAAGTGCGAGTTTAGTGTTGGCACAGATGAAGAAACAAACTTGCCCACTGTAGGTTTTAAAATTGGAGCTTATGTTAATGGGGTTACTGGTGTTGGACCAGTTGACAATCTCAAACATATACCAGAATCAATGAAAATTGCTGTTAAAGTATTCCAGGAGTTTGTCAGGAAGTCTGACTTGCAGGTTTTCAATCCAGAGTTGCACACTGGACATTTCCGACAATTGGCCGCCAGGTCAGCACCTGAACAACTTATGCTTGTTGTTGGGATTCATCCACAGAATTTGTCCAAGGATAAATTAGAGCAATTCAAGAAGGGTTTGATTGAATTTTTTGCGAACGGCGACGGGAAAGTTGCCAAAGTAACATCTTTATATTACCAAGCAattgttaaaaa ACAACAGGATAAAGATTATATTCCTCCGGAACATTTATATGGCGACACGCATATTTACGAAACGATTTTAGGTTTGAAATTTCGTATTTCTCCCGAAGCGTTTTTCCAAGTAAACACCCCGGGAGCGGAAATTTTGTACAAGTCGGCAATTGAACTGGCCGCTCCGACGAAAAGCAGCACCGTACTTGACGTTTGTTGCGGTACCGGGACTATCGGATTGTGTTTTGCTGAT AAATGTGATCAAGTTTTGGGCTTGGAAATTATACCGCAGGCGATTGTTGACGCTAAGGAAAATGCGTTGTTTAACAAAATCGAGAATACCGAATTTTATCCCGGAAAAGCTGAAGAAATTCTGGGACAAGTTTGCTATAAATCTAAAAACGATCACGTTATAGCAATTGTTGATCCACCTAGGGCGGGACTAC aacaaaaagcAATACAACAGTTGCGTAAAATCAAACGAATCAACAGGTTGGTTTATGTGTCGTGCAATCCATCGTTGGCGATGAAGAACTTCGTCGATCTAGGTAGACCGGAATCGAAGACGTTACACGGCGACATGTTTGTACCAGTAAAAGCGGTAGCAGTCGATATGTTTCCGCACACAAAACATTGCGAGCTTGTTATTTGTTTTGATCGCTGGGAAAATGTTTCTAAACAAGATCTGGATGCTAAGAAAACGGGTCCAACAGACGAGGCTGCTTCTGAGGAATCTATTTGTAAAGAAACAtcagtaataaatatgtag
- the LOC109601846 gene encoding probable flavin-containing monoamine oxidase A, whose translation MYQTIDYDVVIVGGGLSGTTAAYTLLEKVPTLNVLILEAKDNIGGRTQNVNLRVRNGELASFDLGWCWIENDHKSVKSLVDKLDLQLVTVNKVGKVVIQYKSYYKQQQHNYLHKFLNILERYELRQFSNKVEYLCQQLIEGVRLEQFDLVTTGAFIKTHVRNEAVKAVLHQTIFNHFGITPENLQLVTYLFFCCYVKPINKQLLNTKKEFVKGGCHSICESIISIIGHKCVKTGTKVISLVHTEEYVKVITQTKEYISRYVIVAVPPKDFQSIRIYPILSATHIATVRNVKYGPITNFIITYQTDFWTERGLCGDYFSFDRQSCINACFNVTVDGKAALFGHIFGNKVYEDAGDTLNNYRYKNIVLQQLENVFGRAAKKPIDYCEKTWSETSDTLIYTWGVKTKDCVEVIHNTDYDRIHFCGAEASVKWYSTMNGAVETGIRTAQQILYLLRPNALTLEEIHEFSTAVPLEVRVPPIRSCFWMNWKFIVPVALIGVIGVVFKLKYKKGTE comes from the exons ATGTACCAAACAATAGACTATGATGTTGTAATAGTCGGAGGAGGTTTATCTGGTACGACAGCCGCTTATACTCTTCTAGAAAAAGTTCCCACATTAAACGTCCTCATTTTAGAAGCGAAGG acAACATCGGAGGTCGAACGCAGAACGTTAATTTGCGTGTGAGGAATGGCGAATTGGCTAGCTTTGATTTGGGTTGGTGCTGGATTGAAAACGATCACAAATCAGTGAAAAGTCTCGTTGATAAACTCGATTTGCAATTAGTAACAGTGAATAAAGTAGGCAAAGTTGTGATACAATACAAATCATACTATAAACAgcaacaacataattatttgcaCAAATTTCTGAATATATTGGAACGATACGAATTACGTCAGTTTTCGAATAaa GTTGAATATTTATGTCAGCAATTAATTGAAGGAGTTCGTTTAGAACAGTTTGATCTTGTTACAACTGGAGCATTCATAAAAACTCATGTGAGAAATGAAGCAGTTAAAGCGGTACTtcatcaaacaatttttaatcactTTG gcatAACGCCAGAAAATTTACAACttgtaacttatttatttttctgttgttacGTGAAACCTATAAACAAGCAGCTATTGAACACAAAAAAAGAATTCGTTAAA ggTGGTTGTCACAGCATTTGCGAGTCAATAATCAGTATAATTGGTCACAAGTGCGTAAAAACAGGAACAAAAGTAATTTCACTTGTACATACTGAAGAATATGTTAAAGTTATTACgcaaactaaagaatatat aagTAGATATgtaattgttgcagtgccccCAAAAGACTTTCAAAGCATAAGAATTTACCCAATTTTGTCTGCAACTCATATTGCGACTGTTCGAAATGTTAAATACGGCccgattacaaattttatcatcACATACCAAACA GATTTTTGGACGGAGCGCGGTTTATGCGGGGACTATTTCAGCTTCGATCGTCAATCTTGCATCAATGCTTGTTTTAATGTTACAGTCGATGGGAAGGCTGCACTTTTCGGCCACATATTCGGCAATAAAGTTTACGAAGATGCCGGAGACACACTGAACAAC TATAGGTATAAGAACATCGTTCTGCAGCAATTGGAAAACGTCTTTGGTCGCGCTGCCAAAAAACCCATCGACTACTGCGAGAAAACCTGGAGCGAAACCAGCGACACTTTAATATATACATGGGGAGTTAAAACTAAAGATTGTGTTGAAGTTATACACAATACCGATTACGACAG AATTCATTTTTGCGGCGCAGAAGCTTCGGTAAAATGGTATAGTACGATGAATGGTGCAGTTGAAACAGGAATACGAACTGCACAACAAATTTTGTATCTGTTAAGACCCAACGCTTTAACTTTAGAAGAAATTCATGAATtttc TACTGCCGTTCCTCTAGAAGTTCGTGTACCACCAATCCGTAGCTGTTTTTGGATGAACTGGAAATTTATCGTTCCTGTAGCTCTAATTGGTGTTATTGGGGTTGTTttcaagttaaaatataaaaaaggaactgaataa